One genomic region from Candidatus Nanosynbacter sp. TM7-074 encodes:
- the smpB gene encoding SsrA-binding protein SmpB encodes MPKPKTKKPNTQAVINRRARFDYELGEEIVAGLVLTGLEVRAAREGHVQLKGAFVSLKNNELRLNNASFSLRLNVRGEANTRSVDTSARKLLVSKKQLAHFTDAKKQGMTIVPTKLLTNGKFIKVVIALARGKKTYDKRETIKRRDQDRETRRQLSRR; translated from the coding sequence ATGCCAAAGCCAAAAACTAAGAAACCAAACACCCAGGCCGTCATTAACCGACGAGCTCGGTTTGACTATGAGTTGGGCGAAGAAATTGTAGCTGGGCTGGTTTTGACGGGACTAGAGGTACGCGCCGCCAGGGAAGGACATGTTCAGCTGAAGGGCGCTTTCGTAAGTTTAAAAAATAACGAACTACGGCTAAATAACGCCAGCTTTTCGCTACGACTAAACGTCCGCGGCGAGGCAAACACCCGATCGGTCGACACTTCGGCACGAAAATTATTAGTCAGCAAAAAACAACTTGCCCATTTTACAGATGCCAAAAAGCAAGGCATGACTATTGTGCCGACCAAATTATTGACCAATGGAAAATTTATTAAAGTGGTTATTGCTCTAGCTAGAGGTAAAAAAACCTACGACAAACGCGAAACAATTAAACGCCGAGATCAAGATCGCGAAACTAGACGGCAGCTCTCTCGGCGATAA
- a CDS encoding ATP-binding cassette domain-containing protein, protein MIADIHITEKSFGDKTLMRDVKFSVDDGEKVGVVGRNGVGKSTLFGILAGTDTDYTGQVIFRRGITVASTAQEHHGLGDQTVLSYILAGLPEYASLKKIIDEYPETMGDNMRKIEEYTQALERFDQKGFYQIEEKIGRELDSFQLSGCGERPLGSLSGGQKRLVEIVKIMHSEAHLALIDEPTNHMDYVAKQQFIDWMSSQPRQAMLIITHDRDVLGRVDRIIELKDGRAVSYRGNYDAYLKQNAQATAAGMNNFEQIEKRMTNLRQKVLDYQRLKEKSRNPGTIQKFKRLENEARAELAELSEMDKPTFWIDKESAGQLDYKSAERYGKFKARNIRLSMKDAASRSQHVLVRVEDAAVGVDERILFEGVNIDLREGEAVELRGRNGAGKTTLIRMLLASGGAAARASHKIIRDPLKPAQIFSEMPLASNASTAAPPALEAVEHSRIASAPAERSRSISSGDASEKSTPAQERGVVVTPVLYSGNLFLDPQVRVGVYEQEIDERYLVDPLEAAIEKLYLSRDLPISETKIRQLLADYLFTEADRMTPLARLSGGQKARFQIIAMLANDPQLLILDEPTNHLDLPSIEELETALAKYSGAILYVSHDNYFRQEIGGEVVQIGAA, encoded by the coding sequence ATGATAGCCGACATTCACATCACCGAGAAAAGTTTTGGCGATAAGACGTTGATGCGCGACGTCAAGTTTAGCGTGGATGACGGCGAGAAGGTCGGCGTGGTCGGCCGCAATGGCGTCGGCAAGTCGACACTGTTTGGCATCTTGGCAGGCACGGACACTGATTATACTGGCCAGGTGATTTTTCGGCGCGGCATCACCGTGGCCAGTACGGCGCAGGAGCATCACGGCTTGGGTGATCAGACGGTGTTGAGCTACATCTTGGCGGGGCTGCCAGAATATGCGAGCTTAAAGAAAATTATTGATGAATATCCTGAAACCATGGGCGATAATATGCGTAAGATTGAGGAGTACACGCAGGCGCTGGAGCGATTTGACCAGAAAGGGTTTTATCAGATTGAGGAGAAGATTGGGCGGGAGCTTGATAGTTTTCAGCTGAGCGGGTGTGGCGAGCGGCCGCTTGGTTCCCTGTCGGGTGGTCAGAAGCGGCTGGTGGAGATCGTCAAGATTATGCATTCGGAGGCGCATTTGGCGCTGATTGACGAGCCGACTAATCACATGGATTACGTGGCCAAGCAGCAATTCATCGACTGGATGAGTTCGCAGCCGCGCCAGGCCATGTTGATCATCACGCACGACCGCGATGTGCTAGGCCGGGTGGACCGGATTATTGAACTTAAAGATGGCCGAGCAGTCAGTTACCGTGGTAATTATGACGCCTATCTCAAGCAGAATGCTCAGGCGACAGCGGCGGGCATGAATAATTTTGAGCAAATTGAGAAGCGGATGACTAATCTTCGACAAAAGGTGTTGGATTATCAGCGGCTAAAGGAAAAGTCGCGAAACCCCGGCACCATCCAAAAGTTCAAGCGGCTGGAAAATGAAGCGCGGGCCGAGCTGGCGGAATTATCAGAGATGGACAAGCCGACGTTTTGGATTGACAAGGAGTCGGCTGGGCAGCTTGATTATAAGTCGGCTGAGCGCTACGGCAAGTTCAAGGCGCGCAATATTCGGCTATCAATGAAGGATGCGGCCAGTCGCAGTCAGCATGTGCTGGTGCGAGTTGAGGATGCGGCAGTTGGGGTTGACGAGCGGATATTGTTTGAGGGCGTGAATATTGATTTGCGTGAGGGCGAGGCGGTGGAGCTGCGCGGCCGGAATGGCGCTGGCAAGACGACGCTGATTCGGATGTTGTTGGCAAGCGGTGGTGCGGCTGCTCGGGCATCTCATAAAATAATCCGGGACCCGCTAAAGCCAGCCCAGATTTTTTCTGAGATGCCACTCGCATCCAACGCGTCGACTGCGGCACCTCCTGCGTTGGAGGCTGTGGAGCATTCGCGAATAGCGAGTGCTCCAGCCGAACGCTCGCGTAGTATCTCCAGTGGAGATGCAAGCGAAAAGAGTACTCCAGCGCAGGAGCGTGGCGTAGTCGTCACCCCCGTCCTCTACTCTGGTAATCTCTTCCTTGACCCACAGGTGCGGGTGGGTGTGTATGAGCAAGAGATCGATGAGCGGTATTTGGTGGATCCGTTGGAGGCGGCGATTGAGAAATTATACCTCAGTCGCGACCTGCCGATTTCTGAGACAAAAATTCGCCAATTATTAGCTGACTATTTATTCACTGAAGCCGATCGGATGACGCCACTAGCGCGCCTGTCGGGTGGTCAGAAGGCACGCTTTCAGATTATTGCCATGCTGGCGAATGACCCGCAACTATTGATTTTGGATGAGCCGACCAACCACCTTGATCTGCCGAGCATCGAGGAATTAGAGACGGCACTGGCGAAGTATTCCGGTGCCATCCTCTATGTCAGCCACGATAACTATTTCCGCCAAGAAATCGGCGGCGAGGTGGTGCAAATCGGCGCAGCATAA
- a CDS encoding glutaredoxin domain-containing protein gives MSEDTTNNHQDTKVVVYSTSWCAFCHTEMEWLKKLGIDFVSKDIEADPSAKEELLNKNGGNFQGVPVTDINGELVLGFDRPKLQDLLRKNGLLAD, from the coding sequence ATGAGCGAAGACACGACGAACAACCACCAAGACACAAAAGTTGTTGTATATAGCACCAGCTGGTGTGCGTTTTGCCACACGGAAATGGAATGGCTAAAAAAGTTGGGTATTGATTTTGTTTCTAAGGATATTGAGGCCGATCCTAGCGCTAAGGAAGAATTGCTAAATAAAAACGGCGGCAATTTCCAAGGCGTGCCGGTTACCGACATTAACGGGGAATTAGTACTTGGTTTTGACCGACCAAAGCTGCAAGACTTGCTGCGCAAGAATGGCCTGTTAGCTGATTAG
- a CDS encoding AtpZ/AtpI family protein, whose product MKETDASAGKTDDFNAATLLTKTMISTTWRMFLPTVGLTLLGLWLDDRTGLKPKLTLMGIVIGVIVAAVLVFLQIAKIKRQESKK is encoded by the coding sequence ATGAAGGAAACTGATGCTTCTGCTGGTAAAACAGACGACTTTAATGCGGCAACGCTTTTGACTAAGACGATGATTAGTACGACGTGGCGGATGTTTTTGCCGACAGTTGGTTTAACTTTGTTGGGATTGTGGCTGGATGATAGAACTGGACTAAAGCCTAAGTTGACGCTTATGGGAATTGTCATTGGCGTGATTGTTGCGGCTGTTCTGGTATTTTTGCAAATTGCTAAGATTAAGCGACAGGAGTCGAAGAAATGA
- the atpB gene encoding F0F1 ATP synthase subunit A yields the protein MINYIASAGPHISVKVDEVFNISGVSITNSHLVGILGLVALVWLMFRTRAAVLGKKKHNFATMLVQWTFDGLYNTVHQVIPDEKWARKVAPLCITLFFFIVAQYWLGLLPIVGPITIGEHHTPLFRGGVADLNMTFGLAIVTIVSAQVYAFKYLGFKGNMGRYFVNPLRDPIMAFVGILELVAEFSRMLGLSFRLFGNVLAGEILLAIIAYMTQFMSPAALQPFYFFELFIGGIQAYIFFMLSTVFISLGLAHHDSHEPLDDVHSSVEAKKLVAAESD from the coding sequence ATGATTAACTACATAGCAAGTGCTGGTCCGCACATTTCGGTAAAAGTTGACGAAGTTTTTAATATATCTGGCGTATCAATAACTAATTCGCATCTGGTCGGTATCTTAGGTTTGGTAGCGTTAGTGTGGCTAATGTTCCGTACGCGAGCAGCAGTTTTAGGGAAAAAGAAGCATAATTTCGCAACCATGTTGGTTCAGTGGACTTTTGACGGACTATATAATACTGTTCATCAGGTTATCCCCGACGAGAAGTGGGCGCGTAAAGTGGCGCCGCTGTGTATTACCCTGTTCTTCTTTATTGTTGCGCAGTACTGGTTGGGGCTTTTGCCGATTGTTGGTCCAATTACCATCGGCGAGCATCACACACCTTTATTCCGTGGCGGTGTGGCGGATCTTAATATGACGTTTGGGCTGGCAATTGTGACAATTGTGTCCGCGCAAGTTTATGCCTTTAAATACTTAGGTTTTAAGGGAAATATGGGACGATATTTTGTTAATCCACTGCGCGACCCAATTATGGCGTTCGTTGGTATTTTGGAGTTGGTGGCAGAGTTTTCGCGAATGCTAGGTCTGAGTTTCCGTCTGTTTGGTAACGTTTTGGCTGGCGAAATTCTCTTGGCTATCATTGCTTATATGACGCAATTTATGTCACCAGCCGCACTGCAGCCTTTCTATTTCTTCGAGTTATTTATCGGCGGCATTCAGGCATACATTTTCTTTATGTTGTCAACGGTGTTTATTTCCCTGGGGCTGGCTCACCACGATTCACACGAGCCGCTTGATGATGTTCACTCCTCTGTTGAAGCTAAGAAATTAGTGGCGGCAGAAAGTGATTAA
- a CDS encoding H+-transporting ATPase, which yields MEALSFALTYAIPAAFAAIGAAIVGAAAMNAAGRNPEKINDLRTMMILGISFIDAIAIIGFVAAIVGKVM from the coding sequence ATGGAAGCATTATCATTTGCACTTACCTACGCAATCCCAGCTGCATTTGCAGCAATCGGCGCTGCAATCGTTGGCGCAGCTGCTATGAACGCCGCTGGTCGTAACCCAGAAAAAATCAACGACCTACGCACAATGATGATTTTGGGTATTTCGTTCATCGACGCGATTGCTATTATTGGTTTTGTTGCAGCAATCGTCGGCAAAGTTATGTAG
- the atpF gene encoding F0F1 ATP synthase subunit B — MERILTQFANSGASEKADLLSSLGIDWTLLALQTVAFLILLFVLRKFVYPPMMEMLVKREKDLKAADAAAKSAKENADRAEEMTAEMVRKARVEASNIVASAREEAAEVVEEAAEKATAKSEALIKEAHNTIAQEVKNAKKELHNSTLELVAEAAGKVLNEKIDSKKDAKLISTALEEAE; from the coding sequence GTGGAGAGAATATTAACACAATTTGCCAATTCTGGCGCGTCAGAGAAAGCTGATTTGCTGAGCTCGTTAGGGATTGATTGGACACTCTTAGCACTTCAGACAGTAGCGTTTCTAATTTTGCTTTTCGTGCTGCGTAAGTTTGTCTATCCGCCAATGATGGAGATGCTTGTTAAGCGCGAGAAAGACCTTAAGGCTGCTGACGCGGCGGCGAAATCAGCCAAAGAAAATGCTGATAGAGCCGAAGAGATGACTGCCGAGATGGTGCGAAAAGCCCGAGTTGAAGCTAGTAATATTGTCGCGTCAGCCCGAGAAGAAGCAGCTGAGGTTGTTGAGGAAGCGGCTGAAAAAGCCACCGCCAAGTCGGAGGCCTTGATTAAAGAAGCTCATAATACAATTGCTCAGGAAGTTAAAAACGCTAAGAAAGAATTGCATAATTCAACTCTGGAATTGGTAGCTGAGGCGGCTGGTAAGGTCTTAAACGAGAAGATTGATTCTAAAAAGGATGCAAAGCTAATCTCGACCGCGCTAGAGGAGGCTGAATAG
- a CDS encoding F0F1 ATP synthase subunit delta has translation MRLVSRRELAKYAAEQIIAGNDTIMEEIASLLVYEKRQREIELLVRDVEAELAGHGEIVASIESARKLDVDTKREIEKYLMSAVDTKSNKSKVTLKESIDPTLIGGFKLRTPTATLDATIAKKLNDLRAKKI, from the coding sequence ATGCGATTGGTGTCCAGGCGAGAGTTGGCAAAATACGCAGCTGAGCAGATTATTGCTGGCAATGATACGATTATGGAAGAAATTGCTAGTTTGTTGGTTTATGAAAAACGCCAGCGTGAGATTGAGCTATTGGTGAGGGATGTCGAAGCAGAATTGGCTGGGCATGGTGAAATTGTGGCGTCAATTGAAAGCGCAAGAAAGCTTGATGTTGATACAAAGCGGGAGATAGAAAAATATCTGATGTCTGCAGTGGACACCAAGAGCAATAAGTCGAAGGTGACGCTGAAGGAATCAATTGACCCAACGCTAATTGGTGGCTTCAAGCTACGAACGCCGACCGCAACGCTGGACGCGACGATTGCTAAGAAACTAAACGACTTGCGGGCGAAGAAAATCTAG
- the atpA gene encoding F0F1 ATP synthase subunit alpha, producing the protein MSKIDVTELAKSLREKIAQLEATEGLADAGVVIRVGDGVAWVHGLSKAGYSEVLEIETDGGTVEAFALNLMEDEIGAVILGGEEKVKAGASVRRKGAVLDVPVGEELLGRVVDPLGRPLDGGPAIKTKKRGLIERPAIGVMGRKSVHEPLMTGIMSIDAMFPIGRGQRELIIGDRQTGKTAIAIDTMINQARQKTGVVNVYVAIGQKLSKIARLVDRLKEEGVMEQTIVVATSPSDAASLLYLAPYAGTAMGEYFRDNGGHALMIYDDLTKHAVAYRQMSLLLRRPPGREAYPGDVFYLHSRLLERSAKLSDELGAGSLTALPIIETQAGDISAYIPTNVISITDGQIFLETDLFYQGIRPAISAGLSVSRVGGAAQTKAVKSVGGNLKLGLSQFRELASFAQFGSDLDDATKAQIDRGQRLTELLKQPQYQPMSVWEQFVSIHAVTSGAFDNVPVAKIKEAQAALLTQLWKNNKDAMRELNKGAKPTDEQMKLIDEATQAAAKGFEE; encoded by the coding sequence ATGAGCAAGATTGATGTGACAGAACTAGCCAAAAGCCTGCGGGAAAAAATCGCGCAGCTGGAGGCGACGGAAGGACTAGCGGACGCTGGTGTGGTCATCCGCGTCGGCGACGGCGTGGCGTGGGTGCACGGCCTCAGTAAAGCTGGCTACAGCGAAGTGCTAGAAATTGAGACTGATGGCGGCACAGTGGAAGCCTTTGCACTGAACTTAATGGAAGATGAAATCGGTGCGGTGATCCTCGGCGGCGAAGAAAAAGTCAAGGCTGGCGCTAGCGTCCGCCGCAAGGGTGCGGTGCTGGACGTGCCAGTTGGCGAGGAGCTGCTTGGCCGGGTGGTTGACCCGCTTGGTCGGCCGCTGGATGGCGGACCGGCTATCAAGACCAAGAAACGTGGGCTGATTGAACGCCCAGCTATCGGCGTGATGGGCCGTAAGTCGGTGCATGAGCCATTGATGACCGGTATCATGTCAATTGACGCTATGTTCCCAATCGGTCGCGGCCAGCGCGAGCTGATTATCGGTGACCGCCAGACTGGAAAGACGGCAATCGCTATTGACACTATGATCAACCAGGCACGGCAAAAGACCGGCGTGGTCAACGTTTACGTGGCGATTGGACAGAAATTATCAAAGATTGCCCGGTTGGTTGACCGCCTGAAAGAAGAAGGCGTGATGGAGCAAACCATCGTGGTGGCGACCAGCCCGTCGGATGCGGCTTCCCTGCTCTACCTGGCGCCATATGCTGGTACCGCCATGGGTGAATATTTCCGCGACAATGGCGGCCACGCGCTGATGATTTATGACGATTTGACCAAGCATGCGGTAGCGTACCGCCAGATGTCGCTCTTGCTCCGTCGTCCACCAGGACGCGAGGCGTACCCTGGTGATGTGTTCTATCTGCACTCTCGCCTACTGGAGCGTTCAGCGAAGTTGTCAGATGAATTAGGTGCTGGTTCACTGACTGCTCTGCCGATCATCGAGACGCAGGCCGGTGACATCTCGGCGTACATCCCGACCAACGTGATTTCTATCACCGACGGTCAGATTTTCCTGGAGACTGACTTGTTCTACCAAGGTATTCGCCCAGCTATCTCTGCTGGTCTATCAGTTTCCCGCGTCGGTGGCGCCGCTCAGACCAAGGCGGTTAAATCAGTTGGTGGTAACCTAAAGCTCGGTCTTTCACAGTTCCGCGAATTGGCGTCATTTGCCCAGTTTGGCTCGGATCTGGATGATGCGACCAAGGCGCAAATTGACCGCGGTCAGCGCTTGACTGAACTCTTGAAACAACCGCAGTACCAGCCGATGAGTGTTTGGGAGCAATTTGTCAGCATCCATGCGGTGACCAGCGGTGCCTTTGACAATGTGCCAGTTGCTAAGATCAAGGAAGCACAAGCAGCCCTGCTGACACAACTTTGGAAAAATAACAAAGACGCAATGCGTGAACTAAACAAGGGCGCCAAGCCAACCGACGAG